In Ostrea edulis chromosome 4, xbOstEdul1.1, whole genome shotgun sequence, a single window of DNA contains:
- the LOC125671514 gene encoding translation initiation factor eIF-2B subunit gamma-like isoform X2: protein MEFQPIIMAAGPGSRMSDLTSKCPKAALPIGNRPMVWYPINMLERAGFEEAMIVVDNDDQTEIQRALTESCSIKLHLDYVTVSNNEVGTADVLREIRKKIKTDILIISCDLITDISLHNIANLHRTHDASLTMLLSPLPVQFYEAVAPGVKSRKQLEKDFFGFDEKGERILFTQSEADVDETISVKKSVLKKHPYMCIKSGLTDCHLYLMKKWIVDYLVENESLSYIRTELVPHLVRKQFTKMKVKDKLPQANLSVISEAQKMDILKFSSEEEYATDIRDMSSWNDHRGDMADCYHGDKIRCYAYIQDGGLCTRVNTIASYSEANRQCRFSCVPCSRPLDKDRPLLGYKVAVSCEIRPLDKDRPLLGYKVAVSCEIRPLDKDRPLLGYKVAVSCEVRPLDKDRPLLGY from the exons ATGGAGTTTCAACCCATTATCATGGCTGCTGGACCAGGCAGCAGAATGTCAGACCTAACATCAAAATGCCCGAAAGCAGCACTTCCCATCGGAAATCGGCCAATGGTTTGGTACCCAATAAATATGTTGGAGAGGGCAGGATTTGAAG AGGCTATGATTGTGGTTGACAATGATGACCAGACAGAGATACAGAGAGCATTGACGGAATCGTGCTCAATCAAGCTTCACCTGGACTATGTCACTGTGTCCAATAACGAGGTCGGAACGGCAGATGTCCTCAGagaaataagaaagaaaatcaaG ACAGATATACTGATCATCAGCTGTGACTTAATTACTGACATCTCCCTCCATAATATCGCCAACCTCCACCGTACCCACGATGCATCATTGACCATGCTCCTATCACCACTACCAGTGCAGTTTTATGAGGCTGTTGCTCCTGGGGTCAAATCAAGAAAACAACTGG AAAAAGACTTTTTTGGATTTGATGAAAAAGGTGAAAGAATATTATTCACACAGTCGGAGGCTGATGTTGATGAAACTATAAGTGTGAAAAAGTCGGTCTTAAAAAA GCAtccatacatgtgtataaagtCTGGCCTGACAGATTGTCACCTATATTTAATGAAGAAATGGATTGTGGACTACCTAGTAGAAAATGA ATCACTATCCTACATAAGAACTGAATTGGTTCCTCATCTAGTCAGAAAACAATTCACTAAGATGAAAGTCAAGGACAAATTACCACAGGCTAATCTGTCGGTGATCTCAGAGGCACAGAAAATGG ACATATTAAAGTTTTCTTCGGAGGAAGAGTATGCCACTGATATCCGAGACATGTCGTCATGGAACGATCACCGTGGAGACATGGCAGACTGTTACCATGGAGACAAAATCCGTTGTTATGCCTACATTCAAGATGGAGGTTTATGTACACGAGTGAACACTATAGCATCATACAGTGAAGCTAATCGCCAG TGTAGATTCAGTTGTGTTCCATGCTCCCGTCCACTGGATAAAGATAGGCCACTATTGGGGTATAAGGTGGCAGTTTCCTGTGAAATTCGACCACTGGATAAAGATAGGCCACTATTGGGGTATAAGGTGGCAGTTTCCTGTGAAATTCGACCACTGGATAAAGATAGGCCACTATTGGGGTATAAGGTGGCAGTTTCCTGTGAAGTTCGACCACTGGATAAAGATAGGCCACTATTGGGGTATTAG